Sequence from the Streptomyces peucetius genome:
GCGGTGCATTTGGCGAAACCCACATTGATCATCAGCACCTGTGCCCCGGCCCGGTAGAGCGCGCCCAGCGGTGAGCGTTCGCCGAGATGGCAGTCCAGAGGGTGCTCCGCCAGCAGTTCCGCGGCGCGCCGGCCCAGCGCCGCGAACGATGTCTGCGGATGCGCGCTGCGCCGGGCCCCCGCCGCGGTGCGTACGGACTCGGCCAACCGGCCCATCCCCTGGCTCGGTGTGGTGGCCGGGTCGAAGGCCGGCATGTCCGCCCGGAAGGCCGCCGCCTGCTCGGGTGTCATGCCGCGCACCCGGGCCAGATACGCGGAGGAGGTGTCGGAGTTCTCCGCGGTGAAGGCGGGCACCACCAGCGTGCCGTCGGGGCCGAGGACCTCGAGCAGGGCGTCACGCAGGGTCCGTGCGCCGAGGCCGGTGCCATGCAGGGAGGCGTGGACGAGGAGGGTCATGCCGCGGCGCACGCCGAGGTCGCGCAGTGCCCGGACCGGGCCGTCGCCGCGTAACGGGTCAGCCACCGACCGCCTCCGTGTGCAGGGCGGCGATCAGGCGCTTGCCGCTGACGGTCGGTTCCGGTGCGTCGCGCAGGGTCTTGAGGGCGAGGACGGCTTGGGCCGTGGCCGCCGGATCGAGGGCCGCCAGGGCGACGCGTTCGTACGCCCCCGCCAGCAGCCTGGAGGCCGGCAGCGGCTCGTCCTGCCAGGGCGCGGGGTGCAGCCAGGCGCCGTCCTCGGCGAGCAGGTCCGTGACTTCGCCGGCGGCGCGGAGCTTGGACCGGGCGAAGCCCCGCAGCAGTGCGGCCGCCAACTCGGCGGGCGGGCCCTGCAGGCCGAGGCCCAGCGCGCCGTAGGCGTGCCGCCCGACGGCCGATCCGGTGCCCCGCAGGGGCGTCAGAGTGGTGAGGGAGCCCGCGAGTTCGGTGGCCCGCTGCGGCGCGGCGTCCCTCAGCAGCTCCCAGGCCGCCGCGAGCGCCTCGGTGTCCCCCGCGGGGCCCACCGGCTCGCCGAAGCAGTCCCGGTAGGGGTCGAGGTCGTCCAGCACGAGCTGCGGCCAGCCGTCGAGTCCGGGCCGGCGCAGGGGCCGCCAGCCCGCCTCGGGCCGGTGCGGGTGTACGCGTAACGTTCCGTGTCCCGGTACTCGCACGACCAGTTCGTCCGGGGTGCCGCCGACCTCCGCCTCGCACGGCCCGCCGTGGGCAGTAAGCCGCAGTTCGCCCAGCGTCGGCAGGACGAGCGTGCCGGTGGGGCAGCCGACCCGTACGGGGGTGCCCAGCCCGCTCCGTACGGCCGCGGCGGCCACGTAGCACTCCAGGCGCAGGGCGAGCCCGACGGCGTCCGGTCGCCCGGCCCGCAGCGCTTCCAGACAGGCATGGAGCCAGGTGCGGGTGTACGGGTGCGCGTAGATCTCGTCCAGGCCGAGCGAGGTCTCGTCGATCGTGGACGCGAGCTCCCAGGCGGCCGACCACCGTTCGCCCCCGCGTCCGCCGAGTTCCTCGTTGAGCCCGGCGAGGGTGTAGCGGGTGAGGTCCTGCTGGAGGATGAGCAGCGCCTCGGGGTCGGTCACGGCAGGAGATGCGGTGGCGGGTGCCGTGCGCTCCTCGATGCCGAGGATCAGCGCCTCGAGGTCGTTGCAGTATACAGAGGTGTTGTCGAAGCCGGAGCCGCTCGCGTACCGGTGGGTGTAGAGACCGCCGCCGCAGGAGCGGACGACCGGGCACTGACGGCATGTCGGGCTCACGCCCTCCAGTCCGAGCTGGCGGGCCCTGACGCCCGGGTGGCGGGCCACCTCGTCGAAGGAGTGCCGGAAGAGGTCGAACCCGGTGGCGGCCGCGCCCTCGTAGGCGCTCTTCAGCGAGTCGACCTGTTCCAGGGTGCCGTCGGTCTCGACGACGACGAGGTCGGAGGGGGCGAGGCCCAGGGACTCGGTGAGGCTGGGGCCGCCGGCCAGGGTCGAGAGCACGGAGTCGAAGAGCCGCACCGGCACGGGCCTGCCGCGGTCGTCCCAGCGGTCGAAGACCTCGAGGATCCAGTCGGCGTAGGCGGTGGGTGACCCGTCCGGGCGGGCCGGCGGGTCGTCCCAGGTGGCGTGGGGCAGCAGGAAGTCGATCCGCGGAGGTTCGAGTTCGGCGAGGGCGTCGTACACGGCGACGGGGTCGTTGGCGACGTCGACGGTGCACAGCAGGCCGAGATAGAGGTGGCGGTAGCGCTCCTGGCGCAGCAGGTCCACGGCCCGCAGGACGAGCGGGTGGCTGGTGCGGCCGTCCGCGTAGCGGCGGTGGCGGTCGTTGGCGCTGCGGTCCCCGTCGAGGGAGATGCCGACCCGGACGTCGAATTCGTCGAACAGGTCGAGATAGCGGGGGCTGAGCTGGATCCCGTTGGTGTGGATCCTCAGGTCGAGTGCGGCGACGTTGTCGAGGGCTGCGGTGAGCTCCTCGCAGACGCGGCGCAGACGCGCGGGGCCCGCCAGCAGAGGCTCCCCTCCGTGCAGGATCACTGACACGGAGGGCAGGGCATGGCTCTTGGCATGCTCGGCCAGTCGCAGAGCTGTCCAGGAAATCGCTTCGTCAGAGATTGCCTTCGGGCGGGTACGCCAGCTCTGATCAGCGTGTTCGTAGATGTAGCAATGATCGCAGGCAAGATCGCACCTGCTGTGGACCTTCACAACGATCTGCTGGAAGGGGACCAGTGGGGGCCCTGTCATTCCACCAGTCTAGGGCCAGTGCGAAGCCCTCCGAAGTCGCTCAGAGCGCCGAGTTGAAAGTGGTGGCGCGCACGATGCGCTCTTCGGAAGCGGGCAGGACACGGGCGAGCTTGCGTGCGGCTTCGTCGCCGCGCACGTCGATCTGCGCCAGGGGAACTCGATTCTTCTTCGCAGCGGCGAAGGAGGGAGAGGAGTGCAGGGTCATTGGGGGCCGTCCTTGATGTTGTGTCCAGCTCAATGCTGTGCCCAGCGGGGATACCACGCACCGTTGCGATGCCGGCGGCACGACTTTACTCTCATGGCCACTCCCAGCAACTCAGCACGGGGATAAGCAACAAAAGAGTTGCACCACATTCTCGCAGGACCGCAAGGAACAAGCGATTCCGCCTAAAGAGTGATGCCAAAACCGCAGACGGGGGTGTGTATGAGCGACCTTTCGAGCCCTTTGCAGAGCATGGTCCTCCACAATGCCGACCTACCGGTTCTGTACCACCGCACGGACGCCATCGCCGTCGCCCGCCAGCGCGAGGCCGTGGCCGGCACCCGGCACCGCCTCCTCCTGCTGGTCGCCGGCGCCGCCCTGGCGGCCCTGCCCACCTCGCTGAGGCTCGGCGACTCCTTCCAGTTCGCGTCGTTTCTCAGTGCTTTGGCGTACGGGGGTGTACTGGTGCTGGGGTACCGCGCCACCCGCCGCAGAGCAAAGTCGCAATGGCAACTGAACCGCTCCGCCGCCGAGTTCATCAAGTCCATGTGCTGGCGCTACGCGGTCCACGGCTCGCCCTTCGACTCACGCCTTCCGGAGGCCCGGGCCGATGATTTGTTCACCGCCCGTCTGGAGGACGGATTACGGGAGTTGGCCAAAGTCGGCTGGGAGGACCCCCGCTCGTCGGGCGAGGACGCCGCGGCCGGTGATCTGATCACCACCCCGATGCGCCGCCTGCGGGCCAAACCCTTCAGCGTCCGCAAGGAGACCTACGTCAGGGACCGGCTGATCGAGCAGCGCAACTGGTACCACCGGCGTACGGAGATGTCCCGTCGTGCGACCGCCCTCTGGTCCGCCTCGATCGCTCTGCTCACTCTCTTCGCCCTGTTCTTCGCCACACTGCGAACCTTCTCCGTGGCGGACTCCTTCCACGTCCAGGGGGTGCTGTCGGCCGCGGCCGCGGCCTGCCTGGCCTGGAGCGAGATCCGCCGCCACCAGCCGCTGATCGCCGCCCACTCGCTCGTGGAGGAGGACCTGGCGGCCATGCACACCGCCATGGAGACGACGGTCACCGACGCCCAGTGGCCGTCCGCGGTCTACGAGACCGAGCGCATCGTCTCTCCCCAGCACACGGACTGGCTGGTGAGACACCGCAGTTGACCGGTACCGGCGGGCTCAGTCGCGTTCGACGCCCTCGCGCCAGATGATCGTCACGGGCTTCCCGAGGTCGCGGGCGTAGCGCACGATGTCGCCGGTGCCGCCGTGCCCCCGGGCCGGGAGGCCGTCCCAGACGGCGAGCAGCCGGTCGCAGTGGTCGGCGATGTAGGCACCGGCGGCGAAGTACGCCTCGTCGGTCGAGACCGGGAAGGCCAGCCTCACTTCACGGGTGGCCAGGCTTCTCAGCCTCCGGTACCGGGCGAGCTCGCCGGGGCCCGTGAACCCCTGTTCGTAGTCGCCGCTGGGGATGACGGCCGTCAGTTCGGCGCCGCAGTCCAGGGCGATGTCGGCGAAGATCTGGTCCGCCCCCACGGCGAGGCTCGACAGCGCCTCCAGCGAGCCCCGGTGCCCGTGGAGCACGGCCCGCAGGCCGGCGCTGACATGGGTTAGCGCCTCCGGCGGGATGCCTCGGTGGCCGGTCACTCCGATGCGTTTCACTTCGCGCTGCAACCCCCGTCACTACGGCCGCCCCCGGCCGTCCTGACATCCTCCGAAAAAAGGGGCGGGACGTCGAGCCCCCGTCCTGGTGAAGGACGGAGGCCGTCGTCGTCGGTTGCTGCGCGTCCGGACGCGTCAGTAGACGCTCACTCCGTACCGGTTCAGCGCCTCGACCACCGGCTGGAAGAACGTGGTGCCGCCGGTGGTGCAGTTTCCGCTGCCGCCGGAGGTCAGGCCGATGGCCCGGCTCCCGGAGTAGAGCGGGCCACCGCTGTCGCCGGGCTCGGCGCACACATTGGTGCGGATCATGCCGTAGACGATGTCCCCGCCGCCGTAGTTCACGGTGGCGTTGAGCCCGGTGACCGAGCCGCTGTGGGTGCCCGTGGTGGAGCCGCGGCGGGTGACGGGCATGCCGACGGTGGCGTTGGCCGCGCCGGTGATGTCCCGGCCGCCGACGGTGCCGGGGTGGGACAGCGAGGTGTTGGAGTAGCGGACGATGCCGTAGTCGTTGCCGGGGAAGCTGGAACCGGCCGTCGGGCCGATGACCGTGGAGCGGGAGGAGTTGGCGTACCAGGTGCCCGCGCCGTCGGTGCAGTGACCGGCTGTCAGGAAGTAGTAGGTGCTGCCGCTGCGGACGTTGAAGCCGAGAGAGCAGCGCCAGCTGGACGCGTAGATCGCGTCGCCGCCGGAGATCAGCTTGGAGAAGGTGCCCGGCGTGCGTTCGATGCGCAGGGCGCCGGCGTTGTGTCCGGCCTCGCGCTTGATCCTGGCCAGCTCTGCCTGCGAGACGGTGCTGTCCGCGGTGACGACAAGGGTGTTCGTCGCTTTGTCGACGTGCCAGGCGGTGCCGGGCACGTCCGCCTCGAGCAGCGCGTCGCTCGCGGCGGCGAGTTGCTGGGCGTCGTAGGTCCGTGCTTCGTCGGCCGTCGCGGTGGGGACCGCCAGTGCGGCGGCCGCGATCAGACCGGTGGCCACGGCCAGCAGGCGGCTGCGTCTGCCGGCGGGGATGGTGTGCTGGGTCCTCACGTTTCGTCCCTCCAGAGGGAGTCAGGGGCCCGCAGTGGGGTGCCGGGCCCGTGAGGCGCCGGTCCGGGGACCGGCGCTGTGGGGGAAGTTTCCGGCCATGCGGTCACACGCCAAAAGGGAGTGCTTCCGGCCATCGGCCTCCTCGGCGGGGGCCGGAGACCCGGGGAACGGGTACTCAGCTGCCTCAGGGCCCTCAGTAGATGCTGACCCGGTACTTGGCGAGCGCCTCCGGCACCGGCTGGTAGAACGTGGTGCCGCCGGTACGGCAGTTGCCGCTGCCGCCGGAGGTGAGTCCGAGGGCCTTGGAGCCGTCGTAGAGCGCTCCGCCGGAGTCGCCGGGCTCTGCGCAGACGTTCGTCTGGATCATGCCGCGGACCGTGCCGCCGCCGGAGTAGTGGACCGTGGCGTTGAGACCCGTGACGGTGCCGCTGTGCGTACCGGTCGTGGAGCCGCTGCGCTTGACCGACTCGCCGACGTAGGCCTCGGCCGCGGTGAAGCCGCCGGTGTGGCTGAGGGAGGCGTTGTCGTACCGGACGAGGGCGTAGTCGTTGTTCGGGAAGCTGGACCCGACGGTCGGTCCGATGAGCGTGGACTGATTGGAGTCGGCGTACCAGGTGTCGGCCACATCGCCGCAGTGCCCGGCCGTGAGGAAGTAGTACGTGCTTCCGCTGCGCACGTTGAAACCGAGTGAACAGCGGTAGCCACCGCCGTAGATCGCGTCGCCCGGGCCGAGGAGCGGCTTGAAGACGCCAGGGGTGCGCTTGACCGTGATCGCGCCGGCGTCCGCGCCGGCGGTCCTGCGGATTCCGGCGACCTCCGCGTCGGACACGGTGGAGTCCGCGGTGACGACGACCCGGCCGAGAGCCCGGTCCACGTACCAGGCGGTGCCTTCGACGTCGGCCGCGAGTACGGCGGCGTCGGCACGGGCGAGTTGGGCGGCGCCGGCGGGGCCGGGAGTGGGGGTGGCCGTGGCGGCGGGGGCGGCGAAGCCGGCCGCCAGGGTCGCTGCGGCGGCGAGCAGGGTTACGGTGCGCTTGATCCTCACTGTGCTCCTCCTGGGAAGAGGGGAAGAACCCGCGGTGGCGGGTCCGTGAGGCGCTGTCAGGATGGCGTGTTCCTGACATGTCACCGCCAGCGATAGTGACTTCCGGACAGCGGACGCACAAGACCGCAGGCCGAACGGATCCGAAGACAGCGCGCACCGCATCATGCGCCGGGACCGCCGCTTGGCCGGATGCCACCCTCGCCCGACCGGGCGCACCGGACCACTTCCCGGCCAATGGCCCCCTTGCCCTCCCAGGCCCGGCAGGCCACTTCCGCCACGGGGCACCCGCCGACGACCCGAGTACGCGGGACCGCCACTTGGCCGGAACCTGCCGGGCCCAGCCGGGCCACTTCCCGGCCCGAAGCCACCTCCCCCTCCTGGGCACGGCAGGCAACTCCGCGACGGAGCCGCCGCCCAACACCCGAGCACGCCGCGCCGCGGCGGCCCGGCGCCCGGACATGACCGGCGCGCGTGGGCTCGGCGCGCTCTGCCACCGCCCGGGAGCGGCCCCGGCCTTGCCCGACCGGTGCCGCGCCGTACCGGCCGCGCGGCGGCAGGCGGCGGCCTGCGGCCGGAGGGTGGCACCGACACACCGGACACGCGGCCGCGGTGGGCCCTGACGCAAGGTCAGCAGTTGCAGTCGCAGCAGCAGCCGTCGCCGCAGCAGCTGTCCGAGCAGTTGCTGCAGCAGTCACAGCAGTCACAGCAGTCCGAGCAGTCGGACCTGCTGCACAGGCTCTCGCGGCGTTCACCGCTCCACGGGTCCTCGTGCGTGCCGCAGCACATCTGGCAGGTGCAAACCAGCCCCGCCCAGACCAGGCACCCGGCGATCAGACCTCGCCGGTCGCGGCGGGGCGGCTCAGGCGGGAGCGGTCCGCCGGGCCCCGGGGCGTACGGATTCCCGGGGACCGGCGGACCGTAGGGGCCGGGCTGGTGCGAACAGGTAGTCGTGCCGAAGGCCCGGTCCACCGAGGTGCGCAGCTCGTGCTTGAGGAGCACATGCACCAGCCTGTCGTCGACGAAGCGGGCGTCCCGCAGCGCCAGGCGGATGCCGTGCAGCGCGTCGTCGGCGAGGCGACGGGCCTCGGCGAGCGGCGTGCCCGTGGCCGTGAGCGGGTTCCACGCGCCCGACGCCGCGTCGGCTTCCTGGTCCTCCACGGCATCCAGCAGATGAGCGAGCCGCCCGAAGAGCCGCCCGGCCTCGGCGAGCGGCGCCACGTTCTCCGGCCGGCCGGCGAGCACGGCGGTGTGCGCGAAGGCGGCGGCCGTGGCGGTCTCCGTCGGTTCCGTGACGGTCAGGACGGACGTGCCCGGTCCGGCCAGCGCCTCGAGGCCGGCCTGACGGCCGACCGCGTCGAGCAGCACCGCCGTGTCGAAGCCGAGGGCCGCCCCGGCGCGTGCGCCCGCCCGGTCCCAGCCCGCGGAGACCCGGCGGGCCGCGGCGGCCAACGGCCTGCGGGCCAACACGCCGTCGCCGTCGGCGACGTGGTCGCGCACCTTGGCCGAGGCGAGCACCAGGGAGACGGCGGCGGCCAGGCGCGCGCCCTCGCCGCGGGCGACGGGCGCGGTGCGCATGGCGCGCAGCGGGCAGGGTCCGGCGGTGCGCCGCTGAGCGGGGGTGCGTTCGGCCTGAGCCTCCGTCAGGACCGAGACGATCAGGCCGTCGTAGTTGGTGACGACGCGGGCGAACTGTCCGTGGTCGGCGCGAAGTGCCAGACAGAGCCCGCAGAGATGGGCCATCCACTCGGTCTTCAGGCCGTCGGTGAGACGGTGTGAGCATGGTCTGACGATTCCGAACACGACGGCCCCCCGCGAGTCGCTGAAATGTGCGGTGCGCATCGTATCGATCCGGTCGTTCACCCGTACGTGCCCAAGGTCACCCGTCCGACCCGACTTTTATATTTTCATCCCTTCACGCCCCCTGTGGCGGCCGGACCTTGACGAATCGCCACATCTTCTGCACCAGTACCGTCACGAATCCCCTGCGCGGCGACTATCCACTTGGCGCCCGATCCGCATCATGGACGACGATAGGGGATATGCGGAACGACAAGTGACCGCGATGAAAGGAGGCGTCCATGGGATCGGTGCGTAAGGCGAGCGCCTGGCTGGGACTCGTCGAGGACGACGGGCGTTACTACGACGACGACTACGCCGAGGGTGCTGAGACGAGTGACGCGTGGGTCACCGACCCCCGGGTGCGGGTCGCCTCCGAGTCCGCGCAGCAGGAGGGCCGCCGGATCGCGACGGTGTCCCCGGACGGTTTCCGGGACGCCCGCGGGATCGGCGAGCTGTTCCGTTCGGGCGTCCCGGTCATCGTGAACCTCACGTCGATGGAGCCCGGCGACGCCAAGCGGGTCGTGGACTTCGCCGCGGGCCTCGCCTTCGGGCTGCGCGGTTCGATCGAGCGGGTCGCGACGCGGGTGTTCCTGCTGACCCCCGCCGACACCGAGATCGTCAGCGGGGACCCGGCAGGCCGTTCCCAGGACGGATTCTTCAACCAGAGCTGAGCAAGGTGTTCGCCGGTCGCCGCCCGGGACCGGTCCCTCGTCCCTCCTAGCGGAACGCGTCGAGACCGGTGAGCGCCTTGCCCAGCACGAGCTGGTGCATCTCGACGGTGCCCTCGTAGGTGAGCACCGACTCGAGGTTGGTCGCGTGCCGCATCACGGGGTACTCCAGCGAGATCCCGTTCGCGCCGAGGACGGTGCGTGAGGTGCGGCAGATCTCGATCGCCTCCCGCACGTTGTTGAGCTTTCCGAAGCTGACCTGCTCCGGCCGCAGCTTCCCCGCGTCCATCCGCCTGCCGAGGTGGTGGGCGAGCAGGATGCCCTTGTGCAGTTCGACGGCCATGTCCGCGAGCTTGGCCTGGGTGAGCTGGAAGCCGCCGATCGGCCGGCCGAACTGCTCGCGGGTGCGCGCGTACGACACCGCCGCCTCGAAGCTGGCGCGCGCGGCGCCCATCGAGCCCCAGACGATTCCGTAGCGGGCGTGGCTCAGGCAGCTGAGCGGGCCGCGCAGACCGGTGACGTCCGGGAGCACCGCGTCGGCGGGCAGCCGCACCTCGTCCATGACGAGTTCGCTGGTCACCGACGCGCGCAACGACCACTTGTGCTTGATCTCGGGCGCCGAGAAGCCCGGGGCCTCGGTGGGCACGACGAAACCGCGGATGCCGTCGTCGGTCTGCGCCCAGACCACGGCGACGCCGGCCACGGAGCCGTTGGTGATCCACATCTTGCGGCCGGTGAGCACCCAGTCGCTGCCGTCGCGCTTGGCGTGGGTGCGCATGCCGGCCGGGTCGGAACCGTGGTCGGGCTCGGTCAGTCCGAAGCAGCCGATGATCTCGCCGGCGGCCATGCCGGGCAGCCACCGCTGCTTCTGCTCCTCGGAGCCGTAGCGGTGGATCGCGTACATGGCGAGCGAGCCCTGTACGGAGACGAGGGAGCGGATGCCGGAGTCGGCTGCCTCCAGCTCGAGGCAGGCGAGTCCGTACTGGACGGCGGTGGCGCCGGCGCAGCCGTACCCGTCGAGCGACATGCCGAGCGCGCCGATGGAGCCGAGCTCGCGGGCCAGGTCGCGGATGCCGGGGAGCTCGCCGCGCTCGTACCAGTCGGCGATGTGGGGCAGGACGCGGTCGGCGGCCCAGGTGCGGACGGTGTCGCGGATCGCGAGGTCCTCGGCGTCGAGGAGGTCGTCGATGCCGAGCGGGTCACCGGGATCGAAGGGCGGAAGCTTCGAGGCTCTGGACATGGTGTGACCTCCGGCGGCTCTCACGCTGGGCACTCCCGCGGCCCGGGACCGCAGGGAGGGGAACGAACGGCTCGGCCTCCGAAACTAGCACCGCTAGTCGGAGACTTCGCCAGACGTTACGGCTCAGTGTGCCGCGCGTCCAGACCCCGCCTCGGCGGCCGCCGGCCTGCGCCCGGCCGGCACGCCGGCCCGGTGGCGCGGGTCCGCGGCGCCGGACCGCCGGACGCCGGAGGCGTCGCTCTCACGGCTCGCCGGGATCGTCGCCGGATCGGCCTCCCCCGGCTGGTGGCACTTCTCCGCCGTGCCGCACTCCATGGCGCGGGGCAGCCGGAGCGCCGCGGCCGCGCCGAGCAGCAGCAGGCCCGCGCTGACCAGCAGCGTGATGTGGAGACCTTGTACGAAGGAGTGACGGGCCGTGGACCGCAGCAGCTCACCCGCCGGGCCGCCGAGCCGGTCGGCCACCTGGTAGGCCTCGCCCAGTGAGTGTGCGGCGGCCGCACTCGCGGACCGGGGTACCTCACCCAGGGACGTCAGAGCGGGGGCGTACGCGGCGTTCATCACGCTGCCGAGCAGGGCGATGCCCATGCCGGCGCCGAGCTGGTACGAGGTCTCGCCGATCGCGGCGGCCCCGCCCGCCTGGTCGGCGGGGGCTTCGCTGAGCATCGACTCGTACGCGCCGAACAGCGTCGTCTGCAGCCCGAAGCCGAGCAGGACGAACGCGGCGGTCAGCAGCCAGGGGCGGTCGTGCTGGCCCATCACCGTCAGCAGCAGTACGGCGCCGGCGGTCAGCGTGAATCCCCACCCGACCATCCGGCGGGGGCCGATGCGGTTGAGGGTGAAGGAGCCGGTGGCGCCGGCGGCCATGGCGGCGAAGGTCAGGGGCAGCAGCCGCAGGCCGGTCTCCAGCGGGGTGAGCCCGAGGACCAGCTGGAGGTACTGGACGGCGATCAGTTCGAGGCCGACGAGCGCCAGCATGGCGAGGACGATGCAGCCGACGGAGGTGGAGAAGGCGGCCCTGCCGAACATCCGCATGTCGATGAGCGGATGCGGGCGGCGTTTCTGCCGCCCCACGAACAGCACCAGCAGCGCCGTGCCGAGCAGCAGCGGGCCGGCCACACCCGGGGTGAGCAGGCCGGAGCCCGCGCCCAGCCGCTTGACGCCGAGGACCACACCCAGCACTCCGCCCGCGGCCATCAGCGCGCCGAGGACGTCCCAGGGGCCGTTCTGGCCGCCCTTGGACTCCGGCAGCAGCCAGCGGCCCGCGGGGACGATCAGCGCCATCAGCGGAATGTTGATCAGGAAGACGGAGCCCCACCAGAAGTTCTCGACGAGGAAGCCGCCGACGACGGGTCCGGTGGCGGCGCCCACAGCGGCGACCGCCGTCCATATACCGATCGCCGTCGCCCGCTCACGGCGGTCGGGGAAGACGGCGCGCAGGATCGACAGTGTCGCGGGCATGATCATCGCGCCGCCGACCCCGAGCAGGGCGCGGGCGCAGATCAGCACGTCCGGAGTGGGCGCGAAGGCGGCGACCGCGGAGGCGGCACCGAAGATGCCGTAGCCGAGCAGCAGCACACGGCGTCTGCCGACCCGGTCGCCGAGGGTGCCGAAGAGGATCAGCAGCGCGGCGCAGACCAGGGGGTAGGCGTCCACGATCCACAGCAGTTCGACACCGCTGGGGCGCAGGTCCTCCGTCACGGCGGGGACCGCGACGTGCAGCACGGTCGCGTCGAGGGCGACGAGCAGCAGGCTGACGCACAGGACGAAGAGGACGACCCAGCGGTTGGCCCCGCCGCCGACGGAGCGCAGGCGTGCGCCGGCCGTGGGCGTCACGGACATGTACGTACCTCCCGGTGAGTCCCTCGCGCTCGGCGGACCGGCCTGGACGGTGGTGCGGGGGTGTCCCGACTGGGCGGCCCGGCATCGACGGGCGAGTGAGTCGACAGCGTACGCGAGTTCGCGCGCGGTGCACGTGGTCGATCTCTCATGGGATCGGACCGCCGGGTGTGGCGTACGCCACTCGACGGGGCGGGCCGAGTCGATCTTGGCGCGCCTGAACATCCCGGAAATTCCGCAAGGGGTCGCGGTGAACCATTCACCATCCACGGAAGGATGCCTTCCGTGAGGACCGTCCGACAAATACGGGAAGACGGTCACCGGCTTTTCCTGACGGCCCGTGAATGAAACTGGACCTGAGACAAACTCCACATCACATAGGCATCACGAAGAGAGTGGATCGACCGGACCACACACTCACTCGCTGTAACGTCGATTAGGTGCGTACCGACTTCTTTGCCCGGCTGGACCGGGAGCCGGAACCGCCGAAGATGGAGATCCCGCGGATGAGCCGCACGCGTCTCGCCCTCTTCGGCGGGACGTCGGCGTTCTATCTGGCCATCGTCGTCGCCGTGCTGGCGTCGACGTGGCTCGTGGCCCTCGACTGGAAGCTGATGCTCTTCCGGCCCTACGAGCAGTGGCCGGAGCAGCACGCCTTTCTCGACTACTTCGTGGTGCTCGGCCAGCGCGGGCCGACGGCCGTCATGGTCGCGGCGTGGCTGGGCTGGCGTTCCTGGCGCCAGCACACCCTGCGTCCCCTTCTCGCGCTCGGCGCGGCCCTGCTGCTGCTGAACGTCACGGTGGGCGCGGTCAAGATCGGACTCGGCCGGCTCGGCCCCCACTACGCGACGCAGATCGGCTCCGCCGAACTCTTCGCGGGCGGCGATATATTTCCTTCCGGACACACCGCCAACGCGGTCGTGACCTGGGGAATCCTGGCCTACCTGGCCACCACGCCGAGAGCCCGCCGCTATCTGTCGGCGCTCTCCGCCGTGGTCTCGCTCGGGGTCGGACTGACGACCGTGTATCTCGGGACGCACTGGCTGAGCGATGTGCTGCTCGGCTGGGCGGCGGGACTGCTGATCCTCCTCGGTCTGCCCTGGTGCGAGCCGCTGATCGGCCGCGCCGAGGCCTGGATCCTCGGGGTCCGAGAGCAGTGGCGGACGCGCCGTGCCCCGGGTCGCTCGCTGCCCGTCGCGGCGGGCGGGCCGCGTCCCGCGATGGTCCCGCAGCGGGCGACGGACACCGGGCGGCCGGAGGATGCGGCATGCGAGCCGGTGGCCACCGTCGCCACCACGTCCACCCGGCCGTCGCAGGGCTCGGCGACCGGCCCGGCGGCGAGCACCAGGACGACCACGCACGACCGGTCACGGGCC
This genomic interval carries:
- a CDS encoding AAC(3) family N-acetyltransferase, encoding MTLLVHASLHGTGLGARTLRDALLEVLGPDGTLVVPAFTAENSDTSSAYLARVRGMTPEQAAAFRADMPAFDPATTPSQGMGRLAESVRTAAGARRSAHPQTSFAALGRRAAELLAEHPLDCHLGERSPLGALYRAGAQVLMINVGFAKCTAFHLAEYRVKSAVRTYRCVVTGPEGGSEWAEYTDVVLDDSDFEAVGAAFSWGVERSGQLGGRTARLFSIRKAVDHAKDWMTEKR
- the fxsBH gene encoding radical SAM/SPASM protein FxsBH, inactivated beta-hydroxylase extension form — encoded protein: MTGPPLVPFQQIVVKVHSRCDLACDHCYIYEHADQSWRTRPKAISDEAISWTALRLAEHAKSHALPSVSVILHGGEPLLAGPARLRRVCEELTAALDNVAALDLRIHTNGIQLSPRYLDLFDEFDVRVGISLDGDRSANDRHRRYADGRTSHPLVLRAVDLLRQERYRHLYLGLLCTVDVANDPVAVYDALAELEPPRIDFLLPHATWDDPPARPDGSPTAYADWILEVFDRWDDRGRPVPVRLFDSVLSTLAGGPSLTESLGLAPSDLVVVETDGTLEQVDSLKSAYEGAAATGFDLFRHSFDEVARHPGVRARQLGLEGVSPTCRQCPVVRSCGGGLYTHRYASGSGFDNTSVYCNDLEALILGIEERTAPATASPAVTDPEALLILQQDLTRYTLAGLNEELGGRGGERWSAAWELASTIDETSLGLDEIYAHPYTRTWLHACLEALRAGRPDAVGLALRLECYVAAAAVRSGLGTPVRVGCPTGTLVLPTLGELRLTAHGGPCEAEVGGTPDELVVRVPGHGTLRVHPHRPEAGWRPLRRPGLDGWPQLVLDDLDPYRDCFGEPVGPAGDTEALAAAWELLRDAAPQRATELAGSLTTLTPLRGTGSAVGRHAYGALGLGLQGPPAELAAALLRGFARSKLRAAGEVTDLLAEDGAWLHPAPWQDEPLPASRLLAGAYERVALAALDPAATAQAVLALKTLRDAPEPTVSGKRLIAALHTEAVGG
- the fxsA gene encoding FxSxx-COOH cyclophane-containing RiPP peptide, which encodes MTLHSSPSFAAAKKNRVPLAQIDVRGDEAARKLARVLPASEERIVRATTFNSAL
- a CDS encoding DUF4231 domain-containing protein; this translates as MVLHNADLPVLYHRTDAIAVARQREAVAGTRHRLLLLVAGAALAALPTSLRLGDSFQFASFLSALAYGGVLVLGYRATRRRAKSQWQLNRSAAEFIKSMCWRYAVHGSPFDSRLPEARADDLFTARLEDGLRELAKVGWEDPRSSGEDAAAGDLITTPMRRLRAKPFSVRKETYVRDRLIEQRNWYHRRTEMSRRATALWSASIALLTLFALFFATLRTFSVADSFHVQGVLSAAAAACLAWSEIRRHQPLIAAHSLVEEDLAAMHTAMETTVTDAQWPSAVYETERIVSPQHTDWLVRHRS
- a CDS encoding S1 family peptidase, with the protein product MRTQHTIPAGRRSRLLAVATGLIAAAALAVPTATADEARTYDAQQLAAASDALLEADVPGTAWHVDKATNTLVVTADSTVSQAELARIKREAGHNAGALRIERTPGTFSKLISGGDAIYASSWRCSLGFNVRSGSTYYFLTAGHCTDGAGTWYANSSRSTVIGPTAGSSFPGNDYGIVRYSNTSLSHPGTVGGRDITGAANATVGMPVTRRGSTTGTHSGSVTGLNATVNYGGGDIVYGMIRTNVCAEPGDSGGPLYSGSRAIGLTSGGSGNCTTGGTTFFQPVVEALNRYGVSVY
- a CDS encoding S1 family peptidase, which encodes MRIKRTVTLLAAAATLAAGFAAPAATATPTPGPAGAAQLARADAAVLAADVEGTAWYVDRALGRVVVTADSTVSDAEVAGIRRTAGADAGAITVKRTPGVFKPLLGPGDAIYGGGYRCSLGFNVRSGSTYYFLTAGHCGDVADTWYADSNQSTLIGPTVGSSFPNNDYALVRYDNASLSHTGGFTAAEAYVGESVKRSGSTTGTHSGTVTGLNATVHYSGGGTVRGMIQTNVCAEPGDSGGALYDGSKALGLTSGGSGNCRTGGTTFYQPVPEALAKYRVSIY